A single genomic interval of Bacillaceae bacterium S4-13-56 harbors:
- the rpsI gene encoding 30S ribosomal protein S9, protein MAQVQYIGTGRRKSSVARVRLVPGTGKVIVNDRSAEDYFPYETLRVILNQPLAATETEGSYDVYVNVTGGGFTGQAGAVRHGIARALLQADPEYRPVLKREGLLTRDARMKERKKYGLKAARRAPQFSKR, encoded by the coding sequence GTGGCACAAGTTCAATATATCGGTACTGGACGTCGCAAAAGCTCAGTTGCTCGTGTGCGCTTAGTTCCAGGAACAGGGAAAGTAATCGTTAACGATCGTAGTGCAGAAGACTACTTTCCATATGAAACACTTCGTGTAATCTTAAATCAACCATTAGCTGCAACTGAAACAGAAGGTAGCTATGATGTATATGTAAATGTAACTGGTGGTGGGTTCACTGGCCAAGCTGGTGCAGTTCGTCACGGGATTGCTCGTGCATTGCTTCAAGCAGACCCTGAATATCGTCCAGTATTAAAGCGTGAAGGACTTCTAACTCGTGATGCTCGTATGAAAGAACGTAAGAAATACGGTCTTAAAGCAGCACGTCGTGCACCACAGTTCTCTAAGCGTTAA
- the cwlD gene encoding N-acetylmuramoyl-L-alanine amidase CwlD: MKKKWIYHGGWILGTLLVIYLISTQANAKSTWGTWSLPLSGKIIVIDAGHGFPDGGAEAHDPENTQESEITLKISKILRDYLQEAGALVYMTRETENDLASPNTSGYSKRKAEDIRKRVDMIKEWDPNFYVSIHLNASTSPEWRGAQTFYYPGVDNSEKLAKRIQSEIKRNLENTNRETLATNGIYILKQTNIPGALVEVGFLSNNHERELLKTGEYQDKMAASIYQGILRYVTEVESSKNEN, translated from the coding sequence ATGAAAAAGAAATGGATATACCATGGAGGATGGATATTAGGGACTTTATTGGTTATTTACTTAATATCCACTCAAGCCAATGCAAAATCCACTTGGGGGACATGGTCATTACCTTTGTCAGGTAAAATTATCGTAATAGATGCTGGTCACGGGTTTCCTGATGGTGGGGCCGAGGCGCATGATCCAGAGAATACCCAAGAAAGCGAAATTACTCTAAAGATATCTAAGATTTTAAGAGACTATTTACAAGAAGCGGGAGCCCTTGTATATATGACCCGTGAAACAGAGAACGATCTTGCCTCTCCAAACACAAGTGGATACTCTAAAAGGAAGGCAGAGGATATTAGGAAACGTGTAGATATGATTAAAGAATGGGATCCGAATTTCTATGTGAGTATCCATTTAAATGCATCTACATCCCCTGAGTGGCGAGGAGCACAGACCTTTTATTATCCAGGAGTAGATAACAGTGAAAAACTGGCAAAGCGAATTCAAAGTGAGATTAAAAGGAATTTAGAAAATACCAACCGTGAAACACTCGCTACGAACGGAATCTATATTTTGAAACAAACAAATATTCCAGGTGCTCTAGTGGAAGTGGGATTTCTTTCTAACAACCATGAAAGAGAATTATTAAAAACAGGAGAATATCAAGATAAGATGGCTGCCTCCATCTACCAAGGGATTTTACGATATGTAACAGAAGTTGAATCATCAAAAAACGAAAATTAA